A single Catharus ustulatus isolate bCatUst1 chromosome 7, bCatUst1.pri.v2, whole genome shotgun sequence DNA region contains:
- the ATP5MC3 gene encoding ATP synthase F(0) complex subunit C3, mitochondrial, translating into MFACAKLATSPSLIRAGSRVLYRPISASVLSRPEVKNGEGKSTVNGAQNTVSQLALREFQTSAISRDIDTAAKFIGAGAATVGVAGSGAGIGTVFGSLIIGYARNPSLKQQLFSYAILGFALSEAMGLFCLMVAFLILFAM; encoded by the exons ATGTTCGCTTGCGCCAAGCTCGCCACCTCGCCCTCCCTG ATCCGTGCTGGATCAAGAGTCTTGTACAGACCAATTTCGGCGTCTGTGTTGTCTAGGCCAGAGGTCAAGAATGGAGAG GGCAAGTCAACAGTTAACGGGGCCCAAAATACTGTCTCCCAACTAGCACTCAGAGAATTCCAGACTAGTGCTATCAGCAGGGACATTGACACTGCTGCCAAATTCATTGGTGCTGGTGCAGCCACAGTAGGTGTGGCTGGTTCTGGTGCTGGTATTGGAACAGTCTTCGGTAGTCTAATCATTGGTTATGCCAG AAATCCTtctctgaagcagcagctgttctCATATGCTATCCTGGGATTCGCCCTGTCTGAAGCTATGGGTCTCTTCTGTCTGATGGTTGCTTTCTTGATCCTGTTTGCCATGTGA